The proteins below are encoded in one region of Raphanus sativus cultivar WK10039 unplaced genomic scaffold, ASM80110v3 Scaffold0062, whole genome shotgun sequence:
- the LOC130500935 gene encoding B3 domain-containing transcription factor NGA1-like: MMTNLSLAREGEEEEAEEKKLIEEVEREHMFEKVVTPSDVGKLNRLVIPKQHAEKYFPLDSSSNEKGLLLNFEDLTGKPWRFRYSYWNSSQSYVMTKGWSRFVKDKKLDAGDTVSFLRCVGDTGRDSRLFIDWRRRPKVPDYPTSTSHFAAGAMFPRFYSFPTATTSTSYNLYNHQQPRYHHSGYCYPQIPREFGYGYVVRSVDQRPAVADPLVIESVPVMMHGGARVNQAQAAVGTAGKRLRLFGVDMECGESGVTNSTEEESSSSCGSLSRGGASPSSSLFQLRLGNSSEDDHFFKKGKSSLPFNLDQ, encoded by the coding sequence ATGATGACAAATTTGTCTCTTgcaagagaaggagaagaagaagaggctgAAGAAAAGAAGCTAATAGAAGAAGTGGAGAGAGAGCACATGTTCGAGAAAGTGGTGACTCCAAGTGACGTCGGGAAACTAAACCGACTCGTGATCCCAAAGCAACACGCAGAGAAATACTTTCCTTTAGATTCATCCTCGAACGAGAAAGGTTTGCTTTTAAACTTCGAAGATCTCACAGGAAAACCGTGGAGGTTCCGTTACTCTTACTGGAACAGTAGCCAGAGCTATGTCATGACTAAAGGTTGGAGCCGTTTCGTTAAAGACAAGAAACTAGACGCTGGAGATACTGTCTCTTTCCTGAGATGTGTCGGAGACACAGGAAGAGACAGCCGCTTGTTTATAGATTGGAGGAGACGACCTAAGGTCCCTGACTATCCGACATCGACTTCTCACTTTGCTGCCGGAGCTATGTTCCCTAGGTTTTACAGTTTTCCGACAGCAACTACTTCGACTAGTTACAATCTTTACAATCATCAGCAGCCACGTTATCATCACAGTGGTTACTGTTATCCTCAAATACCGAGAGAATTTGGATATGGGTATGTCGTTAGGTCAGTAGATCAGAGGCCGGCGGTGGCTGATCCGTTAGTGATCGAATCTGTGCCGGTGATGATGCACGGAGGAGCTCGAGTCAATCAGGCTCAGGCGGCTGTTGGAACGGCCGGGAAGAGGCTGAGGCTTTTTGGAGTCGATATGGAATGTGGCGAGAGTGGAGTAACAAACAGTACGGAGGAAGAATCATCATCTTCCTGTGGGAGTTTGTCACGTGGCGGTGCTTCTCCGTCTTcctctttgtttcagctgaggCTTGGAAACAGCAGTGAAGATGATCACTTCTTTAAGAAAGGAAAGTCTTCATTGCCTTTTAATTTGGATCAATAA
- the LOC130500936 gene encoding uncharacterized protein LOC130500936, with the protein MASEESIMINSSSLLEEENEDTDDGFHYQTRQSSLSRLSICTSSFHDEDEDNFTNQPSQLGNFISELSLESFDDVDVGAEADGEISDDGEDSDSDKELPGFYSLPMIMSRRRSEVTLNVDGSKCNLAKQKRVLREKSRRGNQYGHGFNGVERESDGVGNRYSGGGEGGLTVLTNAKGGKKSMMMGFEEVKACRDLGFDVEVPERVSVSAGSNRETQTSSGGNSPIANWRISSPGDDPKEVKARLKMWAQAVALASASR; encoded by the exons ATGGCGTCTGAAGAGAGTATTATGATCAACTCTTCTTCATTACTAGAAGAAGAGAACGAAGATACTGATGATGGGTTTCATTACCAGACAAGGCAAAGCAGTTTGTCTAGGTTATCTATTTGCACGAGCTCcttccatgatgaagatgaagataacTTCACAAACCAGCCTTCCCAATTGGGTAACTTCATCTCTGAACTGTCTTTGGAGAGCTTCGACGACGTCGACGTGGGAGCCGAGGCGGACGGAGAAATCTCCGATGACGGTGAAGATTCGGATTCCGATAAGGAACTTCCCGGCTTCTACTCTCTCCCTATGATCATGTCTCGCCGGAGAAGCGAAGTCACTCTTAACGTCGATGGCAGTAAGTGTAATTTAGCTAAGCAAAAAAGGGTGTTAAGAGAAAAGAGTAGAAGAGGGAACCAGTACGGTCACGGCTTTAACGGTGTGGAGAGAGAAAGCGACGGAGTCGGAAACCGTTACAGCGGAGGAGGGGAAGGAGGGCTGACGGTGTTAACAAATGCGAAAGGAGGAAAGAAGTCGATGATGATGGGTTTTGAAGAAGTGAAGGCTTGTAGAGACCTCGGGTTCGATGTGGAAGTTCCAGAACGGGTTTCGGTATCCGCCGGGTCAAACCGGGAGACTCAGACTAGTAGTGGCGGCAACTCTCCGATTGCCAACTGGCGTATCTCAAGTCCTg GAGATGATCCGAAGGAGGTTAAGGCGAGACTTAAGATGTGGGCACAAGCAGTAGCTTTAGCTTCTGCGTCACGTTAA